Proteins encoded in a region of the Homo sapiens chromosome 9, GRCh38.p14 Primary Assembly genome:
- the PAXX gene encoding protein PAXX isoform 1 (isoform 1 is encoded by transcript variant 1), producing MDPLSPPLCTLPPGPEPPRFVCYCEGEESGEGDRGGFNLYVTDAAELWSTCFTPDSLAALKARFGLSAAEDITPRFRAACEQQAVALTLQEDRASLTLSGGPSALAFDLSKVPGPEAAPRLRALTLGLAKRVWSLERRLAAAEETAVSPRKSPRPAGPQLFLPDPDPQRGGPGPGVRRRCPGESLINPGFKRNQLVAWTSMRPEGAAQAWPRGESAYEGRGSL from the exons ATGGATCCGCTGTCGCCGCCGCTCTGCACGCTGCCGCCGGGCCCCGAGCCGCCCCGCTTCGTGTGCTACTGCGAAGGGGAGGAAAGCGGGGAGGGGGACCGCGGCGGCTTCAACCTCTA CGTGACCGACGCCGCGGAGCTTTGGAGCACCTGCTTCACGCCGGACAGCCTGGCGGCCCTC AAAGCCCGTTTTGGCCTGAGTGCGGCTGAGGACATCACCCCCCGGTTCAG GGCAGCCTGTGAGCAGCAAGCTGTGGCTCTGACTCTGCAGGAGGACAGAGCATCCCTGACGCTTTCAGGGGGGCCCTCGGCACTGGCCTTTGACCTCTCCAAGGTACCAGGCCCAGAGGCAGCCCCCAGGCTGCGGGCGCTGACACTGGGCCTGGCAAAACGCGTGTGGAGCCTGGAGCGGCGACTGGCAG CTGCAGAAGAGACAGCTGTCAGCCCGAGGAAGAGCCCCCGGCCTGCAGGGCCTCAGCTCTTCTTACCAG ACCCAGATCCCCAGAGAGGTGGCCCTGGACCTGGAGTCAGGAGGCGGTGTCCAGGAGAGTCGCTCATCAACCCCGGGTTCAAGAG AAACCAGCTGGTGGCGTGGACTTCGATGAGACCTGAAGGTGCAGCACAAGCGTGGCCCCGCGGGGAGTCCGCCTATGAGGGGAGAGGCAGTCTTTGA
- the CLIC3 gene encoding chloride intracellular channel protein 3, which produces MAETKLQLFVKASEDGESVGHCPSCQRLFMVLLLKGVPFTLTTVDTRRSPDVLKDFAPGSQLPILLYDSDAKTDTLQIEDFLEETLGPPDFPSLAPRYRESNTAGNDVFHKFSAFIKNPVPAQDEALYQQLLRALARLDSYLRAPLEHELAGEPQLRESRRRFLDGDRLTLADCSLLPKLHIVDTVCAHFRQAPIPAELRGVRRYLDSAMQEKEFKYTCPHSAEILAAYRPAVHPR; this is translated from the exons ATGGCGGAGACCAAGCTCCAGCTGTTTGTCAAG GCGAGTGAGGACGGGGAGAGCGTGGGTCACTGCCCCTCCTGCCAGCGGCTCTTCATGGTCCTGCTCCTCAAGGGCGTACCTTTCACCCTCACCACGGTGGACACGCGCAG gtccccgGACGTGCTGAAGGACTTCGCCCCCGGCTCGCAGCTGCCCATCCTGCTCTATGACAGCGACGCCAAGACAGACACGCTGCAGATCGAGGACTTTCTGGAGGAGACGCTGGGGCCGCCCGA CTTCCCCAGCCTGGCGCCTCGTTACAGGGAGTCCAACACCGCCGGCAACGACGTTTTCCACAAGTTCTCCGCGTTCATCAAGAACCCGGTGCCCGCGCAGGACGAAG CCCTGTACCAGCAGCTGCTGCGCGCCCTCGCCAGGCTGGACAGCTACCTGCGCGCGCCCCTGGAGCACGAGCTGGCGGGGGAGCCGCAGCTGCGCGAGTCCCGCCGCCGCTTCCTGGACGGCGACAGGCTCACGCTGGCCGACTGCAGCCTCCTGCCCAAGCTGCACATCGTCGAC ACGGTGTGCGCGCACTTCCGCCAGGCGCCCATCCCCGCGGAGCTGCGCGGCGTACGCCGCTACCTGGACAGCGCGATGCAGGAGAAAGAGTTCAAATACACGTGTCCGCACAGCGCCGAGATCCTGGCGGCCTACCGGCCCGCCGTGCACCCCCGCTAG
- the PAXX gene encoding protein PAXX isoform 2 (isoform 2 is encoded by transcript variant 2) yields MDPLSPPLCTLPPGPEPPRFVCYCEGEESGEGDRGGFNLYVTDAAELWSTCFTPDSLAALKARFGLSAAEDITPRFRAACEQQAVALTLQEDRASLTLSGGPSALAFDLSKVPGPEAAPRLRALTLGLAKRVWSLERRLAAAEETAVSPRKSPRPAGPQLFLPDPDPQRGGPGPGVRRRCPGESLINPGFKSKKPAGGVDFDET; encoded by the exons ATGGATCCGCTGTCGCCGCCGCTCTGCACGCTGCCGCCGGGCCCCGAGCCGCCCCGCTTCGTGTGCTACTGCGAAGGGGAGGAAAGCGGGGAGGGGGACCGCGGCGGCTTCAACCTCTA CGTGACCGACGCCGCGGAGCTTTGGAGCACCTGCTTCACGCCGGACAGCCTGGCGGCCCTC AAAGCCCGTTTTGGCCTGAGTGCGGCTGAGGACATCACCCCCCGGTTCAG GGCAGCCTGTGAGCAGCAAGCTGTGGCTCTGACTCTGCAGGAGGACAGAGCATCCCTGACGCTTTCAGGGGGGCCCTCGGCACTGGCCTTTGACCTCTCCAAGGTACCAGGCCCAGAGGCAGCCCCCAGGCTGCGGGCGCTGACACTGGGCCTGGCAAAACGCGTGTGGAGCCTGGAGCGGCGACTGGCAG CTGCAGAAGAGACAGCTGTCAGCCCGAGGAAGAGCCCCCGGCCTGCAGGGCCTCAGCTCTTCTTACCAG ACCCAGATCCCCAGAGAGGTGGCCCTGGACCTGGAGTCAGGAGGCGGTGTCCAGGAGAGTCGCTCATCAACCCCGGGTTCAAGAG TAAGAAACCAGCTGGTGGCGTGGACTTCGATGAGACCTGA
- the LCNL1 gene encoding lipocalin-like 1 protein, whose product MVGVVSDDQDFLDSKDTMKMAVVLVTPLGNGDLALKFGYPTPHGGCQKMDTTFTEGAVPGQFSNPAMALSDIRVAFSDYQHFALLYLEMRKGGLRNQWLQLYGGRAAGRRPRHPRFGSGMSPLCLHQPFLHAEGGTAGSWCLWPRVPAPPCPSLPLFAPPAPSL is encoded by the exons ATGGTCGGGGTGGTGTCAGATGACCAGGACTTCCTGGACTCCAAGGACACCATGAAGATGGCTGTGGTCTTAGTGACCCCCTTGGGGAATGGTGACCTGGCCCTCAAGTTTGGATACCCCAC GCCCCATGGCGGGTGCCAGAAAATGGACACGACCTTCACCGAGGGTGCTGTACCGGGGCAGTTCAGCAACCCAG CCATGGCCCTGAGTGACATCCGAGTGGCCTTCTCCGACTACCAGCACTTTGCCTTGCTGTACTTGGAGATGCGGAAAGGGGGCCTGCGGAACCAGTGGCTGCAGCTCTACGGTGGGCGGGCTGCGGGGCGGAGACCCAGACACCCCCGCTTCGGGTCTGGGATGTCACCCCTGTGCCTGCACCAGCCCTTTCTGCACGCGGAAGGTGGAACCGCTGGCTCCTGGTGTCTGTGGCCGCGGGTCccggcccctccctgcccctctctccctctcttcgcCCCTCCAGCCCCTTCCCTTTAG
- the PTGDS gene encoding prostaglandin-H2 D-isomerase precursor yields MATHHTLWMGLALLGVLGDLQAAPEAQVSVQPNFQQDKFLGRWFSAGLASNSSWLREKKAALSMCKSVVAPATDGGLNLTSTFLRKNQCETRTMLLQPAGSLGSYSYRSPHWGSTYSVSVVETDYDQYALLYSQGSKGPGEDFRMATLYSRTQTPRAELKEKFTAFCKAQGFTEDTIVFLPQTDKCMTEQ; encoded by the exons ATGGCTACTCATCACACACTGTGGATGGGACTGGCCCTGCTGGGGGTGCTGGGCGACCTGCAGGCAGCACCGGAGGCCCAGGTCTCCGTGCAGCCCAACTTCCAGCAGGACAAG TTCCTGGGGCGCTGGTTCAGCGCGGGCCTCGCCTCCAACTCGAGCTGGCTCCGGGAGAAGAAGGCGGCGTTGTCCATGTGCAAGTCTGTGGTGGCCCCTGCCACGGATGGTGGCCTCAACCTGACCTCCACCTTCCTCAG GAAAAACCAGTGTGAGACCCGAACCATGCTGCTGCAGCCCGCGGGGTCCCTCGGCTCCTACAGCTACCGGAGTCCCC ACTGGGGCAGCACCTACTCCGTGTCAGTGGTGGAGACCGACTACGACCAGTACGCGCTGCTGTACAGCCAGGGCAGCAAGGGCCCTGGCGAGGACTTCCGCATGGCCACCCTCTACA GCCGAACCCAGACCCCCAGGGCTGAGTTAAAGGAGAAATTCACCGCCTTCTGCAAGGCCCAGGGCTTCACAGAGGATACCATTGTCTTCCTGCCCCAAACCG ATAAGTGCATGACGGAACAATAG